A genomic region of Phragmites australis chromosome 2, lpPhrAust1.1, whole genome shotgun sequence contains the following coding sequences:
- the LOC133902501 gene encoding uncharacterized protein LOC133902501: MSWVWIQLRRWRRVEICFEEVEGEIAASTRPGERETSISVSCNLLSRFVRQNSAIAAELSLRIKGETEIQRSPATMSMLPRVEGEEAERRKETMELFPYSSVFGVQDVVTASDASRRPPTSSVENGFTRANAPLLGACKHDEAMHLSPPQCLYTSAMLAKTDENDEAHIVLCRMLMGWLEAISAGSSRSSPSSDDYDSAVDNLVNPQWYIMWNKDMNTRILPHLPRKGRNLAGCKP; encoded by the exons ATGAGTTGGGTGTGGATTCAGCTACGGAGATGGAGACGGGTTGAGATTTGTTttgaggaggtggagggagagataGCGGCGTCCACGAGGCCTGGGGAGAGGGAGACTAGCATCTCCGTGTCCTGCAACCTCCTCAGTCGCTTTGTCCGCCAGAACAGCGCCATAGCGGCGGAGCTCAGCCTCAGGATCAAAG GTGAAACCGAGATACAGAGGTCGCCAGCGACGATGAGCATGTTGCCCAGAGTGGAGGGCGAGGaggcggagaggaggaaggagaccATGGAGTTGTTCCCATATAGCTCTGTGTTCGGCGTGCAAGACGTTGTTACTGCCTCAGATGCTTCTAG GAGACCGCCGACCTCCTCAGTGGAGAACGGGTTCACGAGGGCCAACGCGCCGCTGCTCGGTGCTTGCAAGCACGACGAGGCCATGCACCTCTCACCGCCGCAGTGCCTCTACACAAG TGCGATGCTGGCCAAGACAGACGAGAACGACGAGGCGCACATCGTTCTGTGCCGCATGCTGATGGGCTGGCTGGAGGCTATCTCTGCAGGGTCCTCCCGGTCTAGCCCCAGCAGCGATGACTACGACAGCGCCGTTGACAACTTAGTGAATCCACAGTGGTACATTATGTGGAACAAGGACATGAACACAAGGATCCTCCCACA TTTGCCCAGGAAAGGAAGGAACCTCGCGGGATGCAAGCCATGA
- the LOC133898964 gene encoding B-box zinc finger protein 22-like: MKVLCSACEAAEARVLCCADEAALCASCDRDVHAANRLAGKHHRLPLFPPAVVSEPNCDICQESHAYFFCVEDRAILCRSCDVAVHTANAFVSAHRRFLLTGVQVSLQPGTQEPEPHPPNATAAAAPLQTPPPLPPAKKGASSPAPLYSDDDIDIDWAAGPDVGVTGNLPDWSVVNEQFSAPVPRPSEPVVTKPPSKRSPRGAVAAAFGDQGGVTGAMQDWQLDEFFGFSEFNAGLGFTENGTSKADSGKLGSTDGSPNGRSSSESTQNGHDFFGQVPEVHHWSVPELPSPPTASGLHWHKVPHHGGGATDAAALFVPDISSPENPYRCFAAAAKRRRRC, translated from the exons ATGAAGGTGCTCTGCTCCGCGTGCGAGGCAGCCGAGGCGCGCGTGCTCTGCTGCGCCGACGAGGCCGCCCTCTGCGCCAGCTGCGACCGCGACGTCCACGCCGCCAATCGGCTCGCCGGCAAGCACCACCGCCTGCCCCTCTTTCCACCCGCCGTCGTCTCCGAGCCAAACTGCGACATATGCCAG GAGTCCCACGCCTACTTCTTCTGCGTCGAGGACCGCGCAATTCTCTGCCGGAGCTGCGACGTCGCCGTGCACACGGCCAACGCCTTCGTCTCCGCGCACCGCAGATTTCTCCTCACCGGCGTCCAGGTCAGCCTCCAGCCCGGCACCCAAGAACCAGAGCCACATCCACCGAAcgccacagcagcagcagctcccctTCAAACGCCCCCGCCACTGCCGCCCGCCAAGAAGGGGGCCAGCAGCCCAGCGCCGCTGTACAGCGACGACGACATCGACATCGACTGGGCGGCCGGCCCAGACGTCGGCGTCACGGGCAACTTGCCCGACTGGTCGGTCGTCAACGAGCAGTTCAGCGCTCCGGTGCCGAGGCCTTCGGAGCCGGTCGTGACCAAACCCCCCTCGAAGAGGAGCCCCCGAGGTGCCGTCGCGGCCGCGTTCGGCGACCAGGGTGGCGTCACCGGGGCCATGCAGGACTGGCAGCTGGACGAGTTCTTTGGGTTCTCGGAGTTCAACGCCGGTCTCGGCTTCACTGAGAATGGCACGTCTAAG GCTGACAGCGGGAAGCTCGGGAGCACCGACGGCTCGCCGAACGGCCGGTCGTCGTCCGAGTCGACGCAGAACGGGCATGACTTCTTCGGCCAGGTGCCGGAGGTCCACCACTGGTCCGTGCCGGAGCTCCCCTCCCCGCCCACGGCCTCGGGGCTCCACTGGCACAAGGTACCacaccacggcggcggcgcaacGGACGCCGCCGCGTTGTTCGTGCCGGACATCTCATCCCCGGAGAACCCCTACCGGTGCTTCGCGGCGGCCGCGAAGCGTCGGAGGAGATGTTAA
- the LOC133898981 gene encoding aquaporin NIP1-2-like — protein sequence MEEGRDGGEARYESSEDGSASGNDMISVQFMQKIVAEILGTYFMIFAGCGSVVVNLSTKGTVTFPGICAVWGLVVMVLVYSVGHISGAHFNPAVTIAFATCGRFPWKQVPSYAVAQVLGSTLASLTLRVVFGGATAHEHFFGTAPSGSDAQAVALEFVISFYLMFVVSGVATDNRAIGELAGLAVGATVLLNVLFAGPITGASMNPARSLGPAIVAGRYKGIWVYMIGPVCGTVAGAWAYNLVRFTDKPLREITKSGSFLRSARISS from the exons ATGGAAGAAGGGCGGGACGGCGGGGAGGCGAGGTACGAGAGTTCAGAGGATGGAAGCGCTAGCGGCAACGACATGATCTCCGTCCAGTTCATGCAGAAG ATCGTTGCAGAGATTTTGGGGACCTACTTCATGATCTTCGCGGGTTGCGGCTCCGTGGTGGTGAACCTGAGCACCAAGGGCACGGTGACGTTCCCGGGCATCTGCGCCGTGTGGGGGCTCGTCGTGATGGTCCTGGTCTACTCCGTCGGCCACATCTCCGGCGCGCACTTCAACCCCGCCGTGACCATCGCCTTCGCCACGTGTGGACGCTTCCCCTGGAAGCAG GTGCCGTCGTATGCGGTGGCTCAGGTGCTGGGATCCACCCTGGCCAGCCTGACGCTGCGCGTGGTGTTCGGGGGCGCCACGGCGCACGAGCACTTCTTCGGGACGGCGCCGTCGGGGTCGGACGCGCAGGCGGTGGCGCTGGAGTTCGTCATCTCCTTCTACCTCATGTTCGTCGTCTCCGGGGTCGCCACGGACAACAGAGCT ATTGGTGAGCTGGCAGGCCTTGCCGTCGGTGCCACCGTCCTGCTCAACGTGCTCTTCGCCGG GCCCATAACGGGGGCGTCGATGAACCCAGCGCGGAGCCTGGGCCCGGCGATCGTGGCCGGCCGGTACAAAGGCATCTGGGTGTACATGATTGGGCCGGTTTGCGGTACGGTGGCGGGCGCGTGGGCCTACAACCTCGTCCGCTTCACCGACAAGCCGCTCCGGGAGATCACCAAGAGCGGCTCCTTCCTCAGGAGCGCTCGCATCAGCAGCTAG